Proteins co-encoded in one Zalophus californianus isolate mZalCal1 chromosome 9, mZalCal1.pri.v2, whole genome shotgun sequence genomic window:
- the CLEC12A gene encoding C-type lectin domain family 12 member A — protein MSEEVTYADIKFQDSSKRENIHEFDTVGIKAPPAPSHGWRQRTLALTLLCLLLLIGLGVLGSFFYTTLKIEMGKLNKLQNFKEELQRNVSLQLIHNMNNSKMIMDLSNTLQEIATRLCHELYKREPEHKCKPCPKTWMWHEDSCYILIDNYETWQESVMFCSAQNASLLTIKNKSVLEFIKSKRLRRYWLGLSTQKYQRSYQELDETIISSNWITRNRNVVNGRMHCGYIDTVYVYYTDCSFPMRFICQKLADPVKIESEIPDGKYS, from the exons ATGTCTGAAGAGGTTACTTATGCAGATATAAAATTTCAGGACTCCAGTAAAAGAGAAAACATCCATGAGTTTGACACAGTTGGGATAAAAG CACCACCTGCTCCTTCCCATGGATGGCGCCAGAGAACCTTGGCTCTGACTCTACTATGCCTTCTGCTGCTGATTGGACTAGGAGTCTTAGGAAGCTTTT tTTACACAACTTTGAAGatagaaatgggaaaattaaataaactacaaaatttcaaagaagaaCTTCAGAGAAACGTTTCTCTACAACTGATACATAACATGAATAATTCCAAGATGATCATGGACCTGTCGAACACACTGCAAGAAATAGCCACCAGATTATGTCATGAGCTCTATAAAAGAGAACCAG AGCACAAATGTAAACCTTGTCCAAAGACATGGATGTGGCATGAGGACAGCTGTTACATACTAATTGACAATTATGAAACATGGCAAGAGAGTGTCATGTTCTGTTCTGCTCAAAATGCCAGCCTGCTGACAATTAAGAACAAAAGTGTATTG GAATTTATAAAATCCAAGAGGTTACGTAGATACTGGCTGGGATTATCTACCCAAAAATATCAAAGAAGTTACCAGGAACTGGATGAGACAATTATCTCTTCCAATTG gattacaagaaacagaaatgttGTAAATGGTAGGATGCATTGTGGGTATATAGACACAGTATATGTTTACTATACAGACTGTAGTTTTCCAATGCGTTTTATATGCCAGAAGCTGGCTGATCCAGTGAAGATTGAGAGTGAAATACCAGATGGAAAATATAGTTAG